AGGATATGGGACAATATTAAAATACAATGAACATGTAAAAGAGTTATCGGAGGGTTACAAACTTACTACTAATAACCGAATGGAACTCTTAGCAGTTATTAAAGGGTTCGAAGCTTTAAAAGAACCTTGTGATGTAACTGTTTTCTCAGATTCTAAGTACATAGTTGATGCAATAAATCAAAAATGGGTATATAAATGGAAAAATCAAGGATGGATGAGAAATGGTAAGGAAAAAGCCTTAAATTCTGATTTATGGAAAAGGCTTTTACAATTGATGGAACCTCATAAAACCCAATTTCTTTGGGTAAAAGGACATGCAGGTCATCCTGAAAATGAAAGATGTGATTTTTTAGCTACAGAAGCTATAAAAAAACCACATCTTTTGGATGATGAAGAATTTATGAAAGAAAGATCAAAGGAAAATAGTTTATTTTAAACCTAGTTTTCTTTCAAATTCCTTTACCATATTTGTATATTTGAAAATAGCATTTTGACTGGTTTCTCTTTTTTCATATTCTTCTACCATCTCATGAAATTTCCTTAAAGTTTCAGGTTTAAGCTGTTTTTCTGCAAACATGAAAAGGGCATTATCTTCTTTATCAATATGACGATGTAAAAGGTCTGTGTAGCAGATGGCATTGGCGATTATATCTAATCTAGCTTCATCATCACCTTCTTCATGTTTTTTTAGAGCGTCTTCTAAATTCTTGATAAATAACCTACCTAAATCGTGTTCCGCATACATCCCACTTAACGGCGCTTCAACTAAATCTTTACCTAATTCTTCTGTCATTATTTGAAATAAGAATTCTTCTTCCTTACCATGGTGATGTTTATCGGCAAAATTTCTAACAAAGTCGATACAATCTCTAAACAACATATAATCTACTTTGTTATTTAAAACTTCTACACAAGCTGCCCTTATTATCCTAAGCATTCTCTTTATGTACTTATGTTCATCAATCATCAATTGAATACCATTCATACCTTAAACCTCCTATTTTTAATTTTATTATACACATAGTTTTCTTTTTCTATTATGATATTTATCACAAGTTTATTGTTTTTCAGGATTTAATTTATTTTAAAAATATATTGAGGGAGGAATTAAAAATGGATTATTTAGAAAAAACCCTTTATAATTATGAAAATTACGTAAACCCTGCTATGGCTAGGCTATTTCGCTTTATGGGCCTTGCTACAATTGAGGAAAAGGCTGAAGGAATCTACATAACGGATAATAACGGAAAAAAATACATAGATTGTATTGGTGGATATGGTTCAATTAACTTAGGTCATTGTAACAGAGAAATAATTGAAGCATGTAAAGAACAAATGGACAAAATGCCACTATCTTCTAAGGTCTTGATAAACTCTAAGCTTGCAGAACTTTGTGCTTTACTAGGTGAAATTACCCCAGAAGGTTTACAATACTCATTTATCTGTAACAGTGGAGCAGAGGCAGTAGAAGGAGCCCTTAAATTAGCTAAAATAGCTACTGGAAAAAGTGAAATTATTGCAACAAAGGGCGGTTTTCATGGTAAAACCTTAGGTTCTTTAAGTGCTACTGGTAGAGAGCTCTTTAGAAAGCCCTTTGAACCACTATTGCCAGGTTTTAAACATGTTCCCTTTGGTGATTTAAAGGCTGTGGAAGAAGCTATAACTCCAGACACTGCAGCGGTAATCATTGAAATTATTCAAGGGGAAGGGGGAGTTATTGTACCCCCTGAAGGATATATTGTAGGTTTGAGGGAACTATGTACTGAAAAGGGAGTATTATTGATAGTAGATGAAGTTCAGACAGGGATGGGTAGAACAGGAAAAATGTTTGCCTGTGAACATTTTAATATAATCCCAGACATCCTTTGTCTAGCAAAGGCGTTAGGTGGAGGGGTAATGCCAATAGGTGCATTCGTTTCTACAGCGAAACTATGGGAAAAATTTATTGAAGCTCCCTTATTACATACATCTACTTTTGGAGGTAATC
This genomic window from Anaerobranca gottschalkii DSM 13577 contains:
- the rnhA gene encoding ribonuclease HI: MKKVYIYTDGACSGNPGPGGYGTILKYNEHVKELSEGYKLTTNNRMELLAVIKGFEALKEPCDVTVFSDSKYIVDAINQKWVYKWKNQGWMRNGKEKALNSDLWKRLLQLMEPHKTQFLWVKGHAGHPENERCDFLATEAIKKPHLLDDEEFMKERSKENSLF
- a CDS encoding aspartate aminotransferase family protein, with the translated sequence MDYLEKTLYNYENYVNPAMARLFRFMGLATIEEKAEGIYITDNNGKKYIDCIGGYGSINLGHCNREIIEACKEQMDKMPLSSKVLINSKLAELCALLGEITPEGLQYSFICNSGAEAVEGALKLAKIATGKSEIIATKGGFHGKTLGSLSATGRELFRKPFEPLLPGFKHVPFGDLKAVEEAITPDTAAVIIEIIQGEGGVIVPPEGYIVGLRELCTEKGVLLIVDEVQTGMGRTGKMFACEHFNIIPDILCLAKALGGGVMPIGAFVSTAKLWEKFIEAPLLHTSTFGGNPLACTAAIKTIEILKRDNIIDEVWEKGQYFIDKLLKLQEKYPNVIKEVRGMGLLIGLEFSKEGIGGMLMSEVIDRGLLVAYTLNNEKIIRIEPPLIITREEIDKVVEILDEAFATVAMFVEEL
- a CDS encoding hemerythrin domain-containing protein — translated: MNGIQLMIDEHKYIKRMLRIIRAACVEVLNNKVDYMLFRDCIDFVRNFADKHHHGKEEEFLFQIMTEELGKDLVEAPLSGMYAEHDLGRLFIKNLEDALKKHEEGDDEARLDIIANAICYTDLLHRHIDKEDNALFMFAEKQLKPETLRKFHEMVEEYEKRETSQNAIFKYTNMVKEFERKLGLK